Below is a window of Gilliamella sp. ESL0405 DNA.
TCTTGATAAGCACTCGACTCATCGTTGATATGATTGAATTGCTGAAGAATATATTGAATATTTTGATCACACTTCTTATCAAAAAAATAGTGCGAGTGGAGTGGATCATGTTGTGGTATCAACTGATGAATGCCATTTATAAAATTAAAGCTACTGGGATCTCGAAATAAAATATTGGTGAGATGTAAATTGTTCACATTTTCATACAGATGACAATCGGTTGCATGAATATAAAACATCATGCCCGGATAGAGATCAAACAATCGCCCATTCAAAATATGCTTACCGTAGCCGTTGGTGACAATGACAATCTCGTTAAAGTTGTGAGTATGCTCAGGGTAGACAGGTTGAGGCTCTCGAGGTTCTACAGTGATCTTTTGCTCACTAGACGAAAAAAAATCTTTATCAAGTAACTTCTGTATCATGGCGAACCTCATTTTTTTTAAAACTTACAACCACCATTTTAAAAAGTAAATCAAACTCACACCTTTAATATTTGGACAGCTAACCGAATATTTTGGCTATAAATTATAGCTGTACGTGAATTTTTATTAAAAATGTGCGAAGCTTCACATTTTTAAAATCACTTCATTAACACAAATCAGTAATAGCTAAATTAACACAAAACCGCTTATTTTTTTATAGAATAAAAAATACTCATATTTCATCTTGTTGAAGGCTATTATTTATGATACTTTTTATCCACTTTATTTGACTTATATTAAAAAAAGAAGACGTTTACATGGAAATTTTAATTGTTATTCTGATATTTTTGGTAGTCCTGCTTGTAAAATACAATAGAGTCATTACAATCCTCATTAAAACCCTAAGACACAAACCCTTTCCTCAAAATACCAACAAACCTGAACAACTGACAATCGACCAGCAAAATGCGCTATCTGCTGGGCTAATTATTGCTGAACAGCATATGTTTTGTTGGGATAGCTTAGAAAGTGATGCCCGAAACTCCGGTAAAACAGAACAGAAATATCGTTTAGGTACAGCTTGGGATGTGTTTTCTCCTCAAAGCGCAGTTGAATGCTTATCCTCTTTTGGGTCATTTCACAAAATTGTTAATAACGCGATAGAAATTTATCTTAATGTTCCCAAAGAACAGTGGCAAAGTTATATTAATGACCAAATCCCGGAAGATTATCGTGAAATTATTGGGGTGTATTGCTCAAGGTTAGATCAAGTATCTGCAATTTTAATTGAAAACAAAGTCGCCGAAAATCAGGAAGAAGTGCACCAAATTTTACTTCGAGGCGCTATTGCATGGGATTTAGGCCGCATTGTTTATATTGCCAGAGCAAGCTATATTGCGGGCTATATCAACAAAGAGCAAGCATGGCAAGCGATTAACTCAGTCTTACCTGTTGTTAAAGAACATTTTGCCAATTGGAAACAATTTGGTCAAAGTTATATGCTGGGTCGTGCCGTATATCAGCCTGATGATGCATCGATTCCGGGCTTATTTGATATTTACACACAAGCGACCACTTCTGAAGATAGTCCATGGCTAAAATACCCATTAAATAACTAATTTATTGCTTGTGACAGGGTGAACTGTCACAAGCACTCAAATACATTCTAATCTTCATTCAATATTCAACCATAATAAATAAAAGTTAATTAAATTTCCGCTCTTCTGACGGCGTAATTCCAAAGGTCTTTTTATACAGAGTGGTAAAGTGAGTACTATTAATAAAACCGCAAAGTAATGATATTTCGGTAATAGTCATATCACTTTCTCGAATCTTTAATCTTGCTGACATTAACCTTAATCGTTTGATGTAATTTTCCGGCGTTAATCCGGTAGCTTGTTTAATGTGCCTAAACATGGTTCGTAACGTTAAATGAAAACGTTGAGCAATATCATGCCAATCATATTGATCAAAGCAGTTTTCTTGTAAATGATTAAGGAGCAGATGCAATTTATAGCGAGTATTATTTTTTTGTGCTTGTCCTTGCGATTGATTGATAATCGTGATGAGTTTAAAAAAAAGATATTCACGCACCGCTAAAGGTGTTTCTAAATTAAAGAGCTGGTCAATCACCATATTACATTCTTTGCGTAAAGTGGGAGTAAGCCAGATATAAGAATTTAAATCACTTGCGGAAATGGGATTTAAGAGATTTTCGATTTTATTTAAAAACACAAAATTACGATTAGGGTTAATCAGCACATTGGTTAATTTCAAAGTACCTAAATCGTCATAAAAATGGTAATCATGACCACGCACCAAAAACACATCGCCTTGTTGAATAAATAGCGGTTTGCCATTAATCACATGTAAACCATGCCCTTGTTCGACTATCACAAGCTCGTCAAATTCATGATTATGTTCAAGACTATTTCCTTCCGGATCACTTTTATAAAGCGCTAATTTATCAGATTCAGAATTAAAATAGGTGGCAATTTTTAAAGTATTCATCGTGTCAGTCCTAAATTTTAAATTAATCTTAAAAAAGTGATGATTGAAAATATTCAATTTAGTTAACCGTCAATCGCTTAGCTTAAATCGCCTCATCGCGGGTTATCATCCTGCTCTTAGCCTGTTAGCGGATTAGTAAATAAAAAATATTGCTGATGATTTATCGCAACAGTTTGAAATTAAAAACGATTATTCTGGTTATTGATGGTTGCAAAATGCAATTTTCAATCCGTTTATTAACACAATAAAGTAATCGACTTTTAGATAAAAAATAATAATTCAAAAAATGTGAACTTCCTCTACCTAATCTTTTTGCTGCTGCCATTTATCCTGCCAATCTGGCATTAACAAGGTGGCTGGGTTAATTCGGGCATGGCTATACTTTTAACTCTATTTACAGGAGGAATGTATGGCACAAGAGATACAGAAAAATGATCATGTCGTTATGGTTAAAGATAAATCTTTCATTGCAAAAGCCGAAAAGTTATTGCCCACTCTTCATCACAAAGCTATTTACCCGCAAGACATTATTACACTAATTCAAGACCCTACCGCTATTTATGGTTGGTCGGCTAA
It encodes the following:
- a CDS encoding helix-turn-helix domain-containing protein, coding for MNTLKIATYFNSESDKLALYKSDPEGNSLEHNHEFDELVIVEQGHGLHVINGKPLFIQQGDVFLVRGHDYHFYDDLGTLKLTNVLINPNRNFVFLNKIENLLNPISASDLNSYIWLTPTLRKECNMVIDQLFNLETPLAVREYLFFKLITIINQSQGQAQKNNTRYKLHLLLNHLQENCFDQYDWHDIAQRFHLTLRTMFRHIKQATGLTPENYIKRLRLMSARLKIRESDMTITEISLLCGFINSTHFTTLYKKTFGITPSEERKFN
- the rhaS gene encoding HTH-type transcriptional activator RhaS, which produces MIQKLLDKDFFSSSEQKITVEPREPQPVYPEHTHNFNEIVIVTNGYGKHILNGRLFDLYPGMMFYIHATDCHLYENVNNLHLTNILFRDPSSFNFINGIHQLIPQHDPLHSHYFFDKKCDQNIQYILQQFNHINDESSAYQESLFLQLLILFKQNQYVNQGSGSSDNRVKQLLRYLQVHFKEPIDWLKVTQQFSLSLRSFHRHVKNEIGITPQKYLIKLRLADAYTQLIDTDKSITTIAQECGFNDSAYFSTCFKHEFNFSPQTLRKDPDKRYH
- a CDS encoding DUF1266 domain-containing protein → MEILIVILIFLVVLLVKYNRVITILIKTLRHKPFPQNTNKPEQLTIDQQNALSAGLIIAEQHMFCWDSLESDARNSGKTEQKYRLGTAWDVFSPQSAVECLSSFGSFHKIVNNAIEIYLNVPKEQWQSYINDQIPEDYREIIGVYCSRLDQVSAILIENKVAENQEEVHQILLRGAIAWDLGRIVYIARASYIAGYINKEQAWQAINSVLPVVKEHFANWKQFGQSYMLGRAVYQPDDASIPGLFDIYTQATTSEDSPWLKYPLNN